From the genome of Roseiconus lacunae, one region includes:
- a CDS encoding PEP-CTERM sorting domain-containing protein (PEP-CTERM proteins occur, often in large numbers, in the proteomes of bacteria that also encode an exosortase, a predicted intramembrane cysteine proteinase. The presence of a PEP-CTERM domain at a protein's C-terminus predicts cleavage within the sorting domain, followed by covalent anchoring to some some component of the (usually Gram-negative) cell surface. Many PEP-CTERM proteins exhibit an unusual sequence composition that includes large numbers of potential glycosylation sites. Expression of one such protein has been shown restore the ability of a bacterium to form floc, a type of biofilm.) has protein sequence MIRLIMAILAMSILYDSTKADVVTLPDGEDLVPVDEALNEYEFADSYLTPSQLGAFGIGDTIVEGSILNASMSDEDAFTFRIAPGTQLESITLDYATGATRHFFGLDTGTSLTFPENYDGQSLLVAHLFSDSDSGADLLTINTPGDNYNSIAPPGPLGAGDYSVWIRETDLEDFDYSMTFRVSAVAIPEPSALAALVSGGVVVVLRRRSRQS, from the coding sequence TTTTGTACGATTCGACGAAAGCAGATGTTGTGACCTTGCCGGACGGAGAAGACTTGGTCCCTGTGGACGAAGCCCTGAACGAATACGAATTCGCTGATAGTTACCTGACGCCTTCGCAGCTGGGAGCGTTTGGGATCGGAGACACGATTGTGGAAGGATCCATCTTGAATGCGAGTATGAGTGACGAGGATGCGTTCACGTTTCGCATTGCCCCGGGGACGCAGCTCGAGTCGATCACATTGGATTACGCCACTGGAGCGACGCGGCATTTCTTCGGTTTGGATACTGGGACCTCGCTCACCTTTCCGGAGAATTATGACGGACAATCACTGTTGGTCGCACACCTGTTCTCGGACAGCGACAGTGGAGCGGATTTATTGACCATTAACACTCCGGGTGACAATTACAACTCTATCGCGCCCCCGGGACCGCTTGGGGCAGGCGATTATTCGGTGTGGATACGCGAGACGGACTTAGAGGATTTTGACTACTCGATGACTTTTCGAGTTTCTGCGGTCGCGATCCCTGAGCCTTCTGCATTGGCGGCGCTGGTCAGTGGCGGCGTCGTTGTTGTACTGCGACGCCGGTCTCGACAATCGTGA
- a CDS encoding tetratricopeptide repeat protein, translating to MTESPTPLRDAFDALRQGEQRRAEQICETVLADSPDHAPAWYLRGILHAQSGDLETALPCFERAIELQPNSATYRYNHGLLLSNLERTGEAIDAYRAALAIEPDMLEALNNLGNCLVLEEQTDEAAEHFREVAERFPDEAIVQFNFANVLEDIGDYKACIAAFEKAIELEPNFSSARDNLGRTFAGLTEYDDALRVWREWLEHEPDNPIPRHMIAGITGEHVPPRCDDDYVLNTFDETFASSYEKQLRRIRYGVPELIRQAIESNEYEPDGSSIVLDAGCGTGLCAPVLRPFAKSLTGIDLSPDMLKLADQTGLYDRLVESELTAFLKSIDDHFDLIAIGDTLCYFGDLNEVLVAAAGCCSPTGTLVFTAENLALVHEDEQANLDHDYRLLPNGRYQHNEVYVESAVTQAGLRVTSIVKDTLRMERGRAVEGLIVTARPQ from the coding sequence ATGACGGAGTCCCCCACGCCACTCAGGGATGCGTTCGATGCACTCCGCCAAGGCGAGCAACGGCGAGCCGAACAGATTTGCGAGACTGTACTTGCCGACAGTCCCGACCACGCACCGGCTTGGTACCTGCGTGGTATCTTACACGCCCAGTCCGGCGACCTTGAAACAGCGTTGCCTTGTTTTGAGCGTGCGATTGAGCTGCAACCCAACTCGGCGACCTACCGCTACAACCATGGACTGCTGCTGAGCAACCTCGAACGAACCGGCGAAGCGATCGATGCCTACCGAGCCGCTCTGGCGATCGAACCGGACATGCTCGAAGCACTCAACAATCTCGGCAACTGTCTCGTCCTCGAAGAACAAACCGATGAGGCGGCGGAGCACTTTCGGGAGGTTGCCGAGCGTTTCCCCGACGAAGCGATCGTACAATTCAATTTTGCCAACGTGCTGGAGGATATCGGCGACTACAAAGCCTGCATCGCCGCTTTCGAAAAGGCGATCGAACTGGAACCAAACTTCAGTTCGGCGCGTGATAACTTGGGCCGCACGTTTGCCGGCCTCACCGAATACGACGATGCCCTCCGCGTCTGGCGGGAGTGGCTCGAACACGAGCCCGATAATCCGATCCCGCGGCATATGATCGCGGGAATCACGGGCGAACATGTCCCTCCGCGGTGTGACGACGACTATGTTCTCAATACGTTTGATGAAACCTTTGCATCCTCTTACGAAAAACAACTTCGTCGGATTAGGTACGGTGTTCCCGAGTTGATTCGCCAAGCGATCGAGTCAAACGAATACGAACCGGATGGCAGCTCTATCGTTCTCGACGCCGGTTGCGGGACTGGGTTGTGCGCTCCGGTGCTTCGCCCCTTCGCCAAGTCTCTTACCGGCATCGACCTGTCGCCCGACATGTTAAAACTGGCTGACCAAACGGGTCTGTATGATCGTTTGGTCGAAAGCGAACTGACAGCATTTCTAAAGTCGATTGACGATCATTTCGATCTGATCGCGATCGGCGACACGCTCTGCTATTTTGGCGACCTCAACGAGGTGCTCGTTGCTGCCGCGGGATGTTGCAGCCCTACCGGAACATTGGTGTTCACGGCTGAAAACCTAGCCCTCGTTCACGAAGACGAACAAGCCAACCTTGATCACGATTATCGGCTACTGCCCAACGGTCGCTACCAACACAACGAAGTGTACGTCGAATCGGCCGTCACACAGGCCGGGCTTCGAGTAACGAGCATCGTCAAAGACACTCTCAGAATGGAACGTGGCCGAGCGGTTGAAGGCCTGATCGTGACTGCACGACCTCAGTGA
- the surE gene encoding 5'/3'-nucleotidase SurE, producing the protein MRILLTNDDGVFAPGLAALEQQLRHLGEVIVIAPATEQSGVGHSITYLTPLVGKSIHRDGRHWAWAVEGSPADCVKLAIAELLRDDPVDLVVSGINSGLNAGINVLYSGTVAAAIEGAFFGTTSVAVSLEYDPDADFQSAAVIAKNVISGIAKNPDAQGKLFNLNIPTQATESPTELSIVPMGLAQYGNRYEKRQDPGGRDYYWALWQEPDEPPKEQTDVTELRRGNVTLSCLQFDMTDHGATEEMKAWDLKI; encoded by the coding sequence ATGCGAATTCTATTGACCAACGATGACGGGGTATTTGCCCCAGGCCTCGCCGCTCTCGAACAACAATTGCGGCATCTCGGCGAAGTGATCGTGATCGCGCCGGCGACCGAACAATCCGGCGTCGGGCACTCAATCACCTATCTGACGCCGCTGGTCGGCAAATCGATTCACCGCGACGGTCGCCATTGGGCTTGGGCCGTCGAAGGTAGTCCGGCCGACTGTGTTAAACTCGCGATCGCCGAACTTCTACGAGATGATCCGGTTGACCTCGTCGTCAGTGGAATCAACAGCGGACTGAATGCGGGTATCAACGTGCTCTACAGCGGCACCGTTGCCGCGGCGATCGAGGGCGCGTTTTTCGGGACCACCAGCGTCGCGGTTTCTTTGGAGTACGATCCCGATGCAGATTTTCAGTCGGCAGCGGTGATCGCCAAAAACGTGATTAGCGGCATCGCAAAGAACCCCGACGCCCAGGGAAAACTCTTCAATTTGAATATTCCAACCCAAGCGACCGAATCGCCGACCGAGCTATCGATCGTTCCGATGGGATTGGCACAATACGGCAACCGCTACGAAAAACGCCAAGATCCCGGTGGTCGCGATTACTACTGGGCACTCTGGCAGGAACCCGACGAACCACCGAAAGAACAAACCGACGTCACCGAACTACGTCGTGGCAACGTCACGCTTTCGTGCTTGCAGTTCGACATGACCGATCACGGTGCCACCGAAGAAATGAAAGCCTGGGATTTGAAGATCTAG
- the guaA gene encoding glutamine-hydrolyzing GMP synthase has translation MSVSHAQDPSATTNSSALTDQRIVVLDFGSQYAQLIARRVREQNVYCQILRHDLSAARIAELAPKGIILSGGPSSVYQDGAPQCDPELFKLGIPVLGICYGMQLACKALGGQVDSTTTREYGHAKCKIVSGEGLFEDLPGEIDVWMSHGDQVSSITESFSALAKTSTCPYAAIVHNDLPVYGMQFHPEVTHTPLGGKVLANFVRGICKCEPNWHLSDFAELTIEQIRKQVGDRRVICGLSGGVDSSVVAALLYKAIGSQLTCILIDNGLLRKNEQSLVIDEFSNHFKTDLHVVNAEDRFLASLAGITEPQEKRRRIGHDFIECFKAEAEQIENAHFLAQGTLYPDVIESGADPDGPAATIKLHHNVGGLPEELGFELIEPLRDLFKDEVRRLGLELGLPEKLVWRHPFPGPGLAVRCLGEVTRDKLVVLRAADAIVIEEIEAAGLYRDTSQTFAVLLPVQSVGVMGDARTYDNAIAIRSVNTDDFMTADWSRLPYDLLARMSTRIINEVQGVNRVCYDISSKPPATIEWE, from the coding sequence ATGAGTGTTTCGCACGCCCAAGATCCTTCGGCGACGACGAATAGCTCGGCACTGACCGACCAGCGAATTGTTGTCCTGGATTTTGGATCGCAATATGCCCAGTTGATCGCCCGCCGAGTCCGTGAGCAGAACGTTTACTGCCAGATCCTGCGACACGATTTGTCGGCCGCGCGGATTGCCGAACTCGCCCCGAAGGGCATCATTCTTTCCGGCGGTCCTTCGAGTGTTTATCAGGACGGCGCGCCGCAGTGTGATCCAGAGTTGTTCAAGTTAGGCATCCCGGTGCTGGGGATTTGCTATGGCATGCAATTGGCCTGCAAGGCGCTGGGCGGACAGGTCGACAGCACGACGACTCGCGAGTACGGGCACGCCAAGTGTAAAATCGTCAGCGGCGAAGGGCTGTTCGAAGATCTTCCCGGTGAAATCGACGTGTGGATGAGCCACGGCGATCAGGTGTCGTCGATTACGGAATCATTTTCGGCTTTGGCGAAGACGAGTACTTGTCCGTACGCGGCGATTGTTCACAACGATTTGCCCGTTTACGGGATGCAGTTTCACCCCGAGGTCACGCACACGCCGCTGGGTGGAAAGGTGCTCGCCAACTTCGTCCGAGGGATCTGCAAGTGCGAACCGAACTGGCACCTAAGTGACTTCGCGGAACTGACGATCGAGCAGATTCGCAAGCAAGTCGGCGATCGACGCGTGATCTGTGGGTTGAGCGGTGGAGTTGACTCGTCCGTCGTCGCGGCCCTGCTCTACAAAGCGATCGGAAGCCAGCTGACATGCATTTTGATCGACAACGGCCTGCTCCGAAAGAACGAACAGTCATTGGTCATCGACGAGTTCTCCAATCACTTTAAGACGGATTTGCACGTCGTCAACGCAGAAGATCGGTTCCTGGCGTCGCTGGCCGGAATCACCGAGCCACAAGAGAAACGCCGCCGAATCGGTCACGATTTCATTGAGTGTTTTAAAGCCGAGGCGGAGCAGATCGAGAACGCTCACTTTCTTGCTCAGGGGACGTTGTACCCGGACGTGATCGAAAGTGGCGCCGATCCCGACGGCCCGGCGGCGACCATCAAGTTGCATCACAACGTCGGCGGATTGCCCGAGGAACTTGGGTTCGAGCTGATCGAACCATTGCGAGATTTGTTCAAAGACGAAGTGCGGCGACTTGGGTTGGAATTGGGCTTGCCTGAAAAGCTGGTGTGGCGTCACCCGTTCCCCGGCCCTGGGCTGGCGGTACGATGTTTGGGCGAGGTGACTCGCGATAAACTGGTCGTTTTGCGGGCGGCCGATGCGATCGTGATCGAAGAAATCGAAGCCGCGGGATTGTATCGCGATACCAGCCAGACGTTCGCGGTGTTGTTACCGGTACAAAGCGTCGGTGTGATGGGCGATGCGAGAACTTATGACAACGCGATCGCAATTCGGAGCGTCAATACGGACGACTTTATGACTGCCGATTGGAGCCGGTTGCCGTATGATCTGCTGGCCCGAATGAGTACACGGATTATCAATGAAGTCCAGGGTGTGAACCGAGTCTGCTATGACATTAGCAGCAAGCCTCCTGCGACAATCGAATGGGAATAG